The Ptychodera flava strain L36383 chromosome 7, AS_Pfla_20210202, whole genome shotgun sequence DNA window TCTCATGTACGTGTGAACCGAGGAGGATGAACTCAGATAGCCAATGAAGTCAGACATGGTATATGTTATTTCCAATTTCAAGGAATCGTCTCTGAAAACATGGAAGAGACTCAGACTATTACACGCTAATTTGTTGCAAcgtttgaaatgaaaacacacATCTGCTTGTGTATACATTCTGTCTTGTGTCAGTTTGCATGAAATTCCCAAAACCATAGCAACTTACTGCTTTCTGATCTTTGTAACGGCCACAGAACTTACCACACTAGCAGACACcagtcaaaacatttaaagaATGATATCCACTCTCAGTCATTGCACACAAAGATGTAGATGGATTTTCACAGTGGAAAACTGACACATTACACCATCATTCTGTTTCTGTATCTGCTTATGCTCTCTCTGTCTGTATCCCTTTACTCTTTATCTCTGCATGTCCGTCTTATCTGTGCATATTCATCTACATCCACTCAACTATCAGtatatctgtttgtttgtcttgtcACTGTTTCTATAttgctttcttttttctctgtgTAAAAtcactttctctctctctctctctatctgtctgtctgtctgtctgtctgtctcactcTCATTCAGACACATATAATGCTGATGATGGCAACACCTTTCAGCATCTGAGTACGGTAGCTTGATGTCTCTGTACAAATCTACCACGTGTTGTCTCACGTCCGGCCAGCATCTTCTCAGCACATCATCGTAGTGCTGCACGATAGaatgaaatttatttgaaaaatgagTGTAAAAGTATATTGTACATGAATCTTTATAAGAGTGGTGAAATGGAATTGATGATATTGAATCTAATTATTTTAGAGCATAATATTACGAGATTTTACTTTAAAGATATTGTTATTTTTTAGTATTTACCGCACTAACTCTGTGCAATTTGCTGTACAACATTCGAGTCGTTTGGCTTGTCTGCTTAAAATAAGTGTGTCTCCTGATTGTCATTTCATTTCCTGAGTACCAGAGAAAGGAATTACccatatttggaattcaaaatggcagctgtTAATGCTGTTggccctgtgttaactcttttggGAAAAATACTATTCCTAATTTACACAGaacttagactgaaagatctgtcacttgagggcgctctccacACTCCCCCGGAAGAGGGCCCATGAGcaatggatctttcagtctacacaaaactaagctggtgaattttatttactccataaacttcaaaatagcccccacaagtggtaagccaaaagaatattgtaaaagtttgagagaccAAATATCTATCCAGAGGTGCATTCTTCCTTAAGCagcttaaggtagttcgcgcctcgaaagtgaaagatttaaacttttgcttaaactttccttaaggaatctttcaaccattctctttcaaaatcaaagctaaaaatcgggggtcacagtgcaaaatttggtactagcaaaacatgtaaacaaagatttactgatatttaaaattcaaaatggccgccatccctgtgttaactctatcacGGTCCCTGTATCACCAGTGATAGAGGGACCATGACTctatgaattttcaaatttggactCGAggaattttcgaatttcgacaAGCCcataaaagttttctttcaccaagagctttaaaatgaacccccacaagtggtatatcagaaaagaattataaaagtttgagagtccgaatatctttcccCGAGGCGAGTTCTATCTTGAGCATGGAATGTTTGTAGCTTTCTTGTAGCTGTTGGGTAGCTTCTGTTACACACCTCATCAAAGACTCTTTGAAGTTCCCTTCCCTTTGGATTGTTATGAAACTGCACAATTCCATAGCCATAGAGGGCTAAGCAACCATTTGGTTTGAGTATCCTGTCAACTTCTGTGTAAAATGCCGTACGATGGAACAAATGAGCCGCTTGGGCAGCAGTTACCAAGTCCACTGACTCATCATCAGCTGGTAATGTCTCGGCAGCACTTACTctggaaataaaatgaatattttgtcacattccctTGGACCATGATATTTTTCTGCtgtatattattgcctgaatacatgggtttatgtgctcGGGAGccggtgacaatttgcccgacgccaggagggcaaactCTCTCCCGCTGagagggcacataaaccaatgtattcaagcaataatatttttattacatgcctcttctcagttaacgctatatgacatttagttacatgcagggcattttcagaCAATTTGCTactatcgaccagcatcaaacagattttaacgaaagtcaaaatagcactGCGTGCATGGATACTTTGCATCTAGCGTTAAgtgtctactttgacgtcgaaaacgttgAAGGGCTTCACTAGAgtgggtaaccatggaaactggtcagtacatcgttcaccggcctgCTGACTTCccagatgttcctattcaaagcaatgcaatgatttgcactcacatcgaggcatgtaataaagaatTTCCAAAACACAGCCATGGCAATGTTTAAAAGAACACATTCAATCATGTTATACTTTTCATGTTAAATCTGTATGCATACATAATTGACATTTTGCAAgtcttttttttcatgaaagttCCATCTGCTGAAACACTTCACTTTCTGCTTTATCTCAGTTCGCAATAAGACTAAAGCCTTTCACCACCACAGTTTGGCAAAACCTATCATTATAAATCATGATTGTGAACATGTTTTACAGGAAGTGGTTTTTTTACcagttccatgatgcagtgtgtGCCAGGGTATATAACGCGTACTTTACTCATAGAACTTTTTTTAGCTCTATGGTACACGCAGGGTATATTGCTCATAGTTCTCactctatggcagattacaccctgatctatatttttatcattgataGATGGAATATACACAgggcattatttggcattgcaaatttgtgtcattcttctataacaATCCGTTGCACAACACAAAATCAGTATGTTTTCTTTGTCTCGAGTGTATATACTGTGTTTGATGTAgccacagcaatgcattgtgggataaccagGAAAAGGTCTATTGCTGTGAAAAGTTCAACTCCAATGGATCCATTTGTAATGAAAACTACAGTTTCTGCCCATGTGATGCCACTTCAAAATCTCACCTGTATTCCACGTTTCTGATCCTCTCGTTTTTTGTTGCTTCTTCTATTTGAGTGTCGCTAACATCAAATCCAATTACCTTCTTAAAATACGGAGAAAGGTTTCTTGTGCTTTGACCAGATCCACACCCGACGTCAATGGCCAGAGTAAATGGTGCTGGTTTCTGTTTTAATCAAATAATGGAATAGCGTTGATcgtgatttcaggtttgttactaaatatagctgcatgtgCACGACTTTCGGACAACGCTGCCTAAAATTCGGACaaactttgttgttgcatgcgcagctgttgttgcagcttgtagtctgagccataaaataCCACGAACTAGCGTGACTTCTAGTAACTATTGTAACGCTAGTAGGTTTTATTTTAATCGTTcatgcggaaaatgcagacaaatatttatttatgcatattaatgagagagaacagtgacgtcatttgctaTCAGCGCTATTGCAATTTACTGTGAGGGCAAGCATAGCCTGTCTTCTTACATGGCCACTGTGCTTCTTATTCGTGTGGACAACTTCCATTTGCACAGGTCTATTAAGTATTATTTGAgatgatttttcctattattatcatcaaaatgattatgaatattaataattcATTAATATGTATGGTagagaatattaaaactttttttttacggacaatgtcgtctactttgtgtaaatactgtctggaaaccccattgttgtgattattatgattattagtaaattatgataatgaataataaagtcatatttttcacattgtaatCTCTGCTTACATAAACAACACTCTGGAAATCCATATTTAGTTCATGATATATGCAAAAAGCATACAAATGACACCGTTGcgcaggttcagtctacggcgagagttactacacactctttatatacactgtgtagtaactctcgccgtagactgaacctgggcaacgAGGTCATTTGTGtcatgtcgtgcaaagtttccTTTCACCCATGGGCTTGGAGGGGGTTTATCTTGCGGTTGTGGGATCATGCTGTACCTCAAAACAAGACCCTCAACCCAAGGCACAACCTCGacctactgtactgcagctggCTGAGCAACATGCAACACTGAGCATCTGTAGCTCGCTCGAGGTTTTTTATATACCTGGGTATTTGGAATATGGCAAACCCGGGTAAGACCTCGAGCTACTACTCCACTGGCTgacccacaggttatcgtaatgttgcttggatagtcgttcgaggcgggcggcgacaggtcgccgtttacttggaaaaatagcctattttttccaagtaaacggcgacctgcggcggcccgcctcgaacgactatccaagcaaagTCCCTCTAGACTGTGATCCAAGCaacattacgataacctgtgggcTGACCGAGCACTCGGAGCAGTTAAATTAATTCTAACTCGAAGCGTTACGAAAAGTAGATCCTACCTTCTCTTGTAAATACTTAATGATTCTGTCAACGACTTCTATGGGGTAGGTAGGCCTAAATTTTTGGTAGGCTTCGGATATCGCCGTATTGGCGAACAACTTTGTGTAGGACATATCAGCTTGAGCACATCCTGACCTTCGAACTCATACTGCCACCACAGGTTGATCAATTCACTTCTCTTGTTTTTTCTCTGCGTTCCCGTATACATTGAAGACCATCATTGAACCACAGCacaccgctgcgatatcacagctaatcaAAGTACGGCATACGGTAGAGTTCTTAACACTTCAAAGAAAATGAGAAGAAGTTACGCATCatatatttcatttcttgtGTTCCAAGAAAAGAGGAAAAAGACCATTGGTAGCATTATGCTTCCCAATCATTATGAACCACACTCGCCCATAATGATTTGCGGCAACAGCTCAATGGAAGCATTTCTACAGGAGGAGCGATTTTTGCAATGCATCGTGCAGAGGAAATGAGAATATGACAATGGCACATTCACTTTACAATGTAATACTTTTTTTATAGTCATGCATTAATGATTGATGAAACAAGGTGTTTGGAATCTATAATGCTTTAATTTCTCATTCTCTTTATCCACATACATTTctatagggtatttaaaaacaTTTCTGTCGGTTTTTGACAAATCAGTCCTCTCATTGTAGAGTTGAATTTAAGCAACACACACAAATAAGTACATTGAAGTCTAcgacaaaaaagggaaaaaaactcAAATAAACGAAACGTTAGAGAAAGTCTCTTTTAACTTTCCAGAGATACAGCTAGGTAATGTTTAGCTCTGATGATGTTGTTCACTGTATAATGGTTTTACCAAAACAacttttacataaatttacatcgAAGGTTTATTTCGGGTATATCCTGGGTATTATTCTTTAAATGGAAAAGGTAATTTATCAACTGTCACGCGTATAAATGCACTGTGGAATTGACTGAAGGCACAATGTTTTCAATCGCAATAGTTTTAGTTACATATATTTGCATAGTGACTTTCCTCTTGAAGTTCTGTGACATTCCCACCAGCTATAGGTAGTGCCGTCTTTCTGACATAATTCATACACACTCATCACACACATATTAAAATGGTTTTGATATTGAAGATAAGACTACGATAACATTGCCCCTACGCCCTGATTTTCTTGGTGTCATTGCGAAGTAGACAGATAATACTCCGTGTGCTGAGGCGCATTAAAATACTGCATTATGTTTCTCTATGCCTTGTCATCTACATCAATTTCCAGGTTTTCGTCCTAACAGAAGGAAGACGGGAAATGACACGTGAAAAGAAGTCTCATCAGGGGATTTGCCGTCGTCTCCAAGTACTTTCATAAAACTGAAATTAAAAGAGTAAACAAGAATTATACGATATTCTTTCAATTCTCTTCACCAGAAAGTTCAAATTATAGTAATCAAAGAGAGAAGCTAATTTAACACTGTGTGAGATTTTTGAGCTCTACTGACCAATATGAAAATATACCTTGAAAAAACACCTTCATACAGGCAATATATCTCATCGGGCTGAAGCAACATTTCATTTACCACAtagatgaaaacatttattataTAACAAAATCTGAAATTATACTACCGTTATAAATACATCAAAAGCCCAATATTACTCCAAGCTATGCTGTATAGGTTTGACACACAAATAAAAGCAAATGTACAGAGCATTAATGCTGAAGATGCTGAGTGGATGAAAAGTGCTATGCACACAGCTTACTTGTTGAGTATTCGCTGCAGAAGGTCTTTATCGTGGGTGTTCTCCCTCATGTACTTGTTAACCGAGGAAGTTGAGCTTAGAAAGCCGATTAAATCAGACACCGTGTATGTCATTTCCAATTTTAAGGAATCATCTCTGAAAACATGGAAGAAAGACAACTTATTACGTGCTGATTTATGCCTTATCTTGGTGTTTAAAAATTACCTTTTTTCTATGTAAAtcactttctgtctgtctgtttgtctgtttgtctgtccgtctgtccgtttgtctgtttgtctatctgtcttACTATCATTCAGACACATATATTGCTGGTGATGTTAATACCTTTCAGCATCAGAGTACGGTAGCTTGATGTCCCTGTACGAATCTACAGCAAGCTGTTTCACGTCTGGCCAGTATCTTCTCAGCACATCATCGCGGTGCTGCATGATAGAATGAAAACCTTGCGAAATATAAGTATAAAAGTACCAATACATATATAGTTATAAGAGCGGACTGGTACAATGGACTTGGTGATATTGAATCAAAGTATAATATTAAGAGATTTTACTTCGAAGAAATGGTTATTTTTTAGTATTGACTACATCGCTCTGTGAAACTTGCCGTACAACATATGATATAGAAAGACtacaaaatgtcataaaatattgttataTGTTCCAGTTACCGAGTTTAAGTTACCGAGGTTAACTGCAATAATTATCGGGTCGTTTGATGCGGTCCGATGACGACTTCCTTTATTTTTACACAATATCTATTTTTTGGTTGCTTAACGTTTTGTGGTGTTCATTTTTTGAACCATCTGTGCAGCCCTGAAGAAAACCAGCTTTGCAAGCCGAGATGATGGTTTGAGTAGATTTTATCGAAGACGAGAGCTCTCGTCGAACGTACATTTATTCTCCTCAAACAGCTATTTACACCTgcctttattttttgaaaatgttattattaTATGATGGGGATCcataaaattattataaaacaTTCATTTAATCGTGCCCGCAGCCTTCTTGCTCGTCACTGAAGCTTTTCTCGTAGCACATGTAGGAAAGTGATCACTGATGGAGTAGTTAGCTATAAAGCTTTAATATTCTCGGGTTGTGATACAATGATGTGAtcgattaaagtttcatttgcAGATGCTACGCGGGTGGGTTTGGAAATCGCCTGAGTGGAGTCATGCTCATTTTCCATATAGTCCTGCCATAAGCAAACTTTCTTATTGTCCTTCAATATAGGTTAACGTTGAAGTCCCCCAACACGGTAACATCCTCGTATTTTCGAGTAAAATTTTATGTCATGTATCACAGAAAGGATCAACCCCAAAAGTCGAATtatggcacacagtccatgtagccgacaatgagatgctaatgatatgcgtAGTGTATAAGTTTAAGGTctgctggttgctcactttctactatatTTATAGTATGTTATACAAagtcacagacttattctaccagcaacttaaaactgatggtgattttgtagctcattctttactatttttttttGGATATAATTAAGTTTTATTTGCACTATAGGCCTCCGGCCCTATGTGCTAAATTCATTACAGAAAATACATTTCAGTCAAAGGaagaagtgaaaaaataaaaatatttaagtttGTACAGTATCCATTTGAAGTTCACTTCGTGCTTTGAAAGCAAAAAAGAGAAATTTGCTGACATTGCGAATAATCTCTGTGGTCTCAATTTGTAACAAACGTGTAAATTTAGAGAAGCTTGGAGGATTGTGATAAACGATGGGTATGTATTTCACTCTTAACTTATTATATAAGGGACAAACCAATAAAAAATGGAATTCGTCCTCAACAGTTCTATGGTCACATAAACACACTCTTTGTATTCTAGGTAAATGTTCGTGTCTCCCCTGTTCTATAGCTAGGCTATGACCGGATATACGGAATGGAGTCAGACAGAGTCTAAAAACAGGTTTCATTGAAATACAAAGATGCTTTTCAATACAAAGAGAAGTTTTATACAATGAATATGAGGCAAGTCTATTATAGTTATTGATTGTGTCATGCCAGTTCTGGGTATCAATATCTCTATATCGTTGTCTGAATAAGGATAAAAACAATGCCTCATTCCCTACTCCCTGGCTGTACCAACTTTCAGCAAAGCcataagaaaacaaaacttgtCTTAAATTTGATGCCCAGCAATCTTTTCTATTTTCAGCCATGCTATATTGAACCTGATAAGCATGATAAATAAGTCTGTTCGAGTTTGTATGTAATAGCTTAAACCAGTATTTTACCATTCTAGGCAATCTTAATGACCTAAGTGTTGGTCTGCCAAGCTCGCCTCTGGCTGCTACATCTATGACATGCTTTCTTTGGAGTAATAAATGCTTACAAAActttacatgtactttttctAAATGTTTGCCTTCAATATAACCCCAAATCTCACTGCCATAACTTAAAATAGGTCACTTTGTGTCgaatattttacaacaaataGTGATTGCACTGTCCCTTAAATTATGTAACTTTGAATTAAGTGAGAAAAAGGCTTTAGAGGCTTGATCTGCCAATACCTCTTGCGCTTTGCTCACATACCGCTACAAGAAAAGACAACACCCAAATATTTAAAACAGGAAACAACAGCTATTGCTTTTCCTTCATAGTACCAGCTCTCGTAGTTACGAAGCGACCACCATTTCTGAAAactacaatttttgttttgtcgaGATTGACTTTCGTCTTGTACTTTTTGCAATACATAGACAATTGGTTTAACAATCTCTGTAACTTAATTACACTTTCAGCAAAAAGCACCAAATCGTCTGCAAATAATATGTAAAAACGTTTAACCATACCAAGAGAGCAACCTTCAA harbors:
- the LOC139137162 gene encoding putative methyltransferase DDB_G0268948 isoform X2; amino-acid sequence: MSYTKLFANTAISEAYQKFRPTYPIEVVDRIIKYLQEKKPAPFTLAIDVGCGSGQSTRNLSPYFKKVIGFDVSDTQIEEATKNERIRNVEYRVSAAETLPADDESVDLVTAAQAAHLFHRTAFYTEVDRILKPNGCLALYGYGIVQFHNNPKGRELQRVFDEHYDDVLRRCWPDVRQHVVDLYRDIKLPYSDAERDDSLKLEITYTMSDFIGYLSSSSSVHTYMRENPHDKDLLQRVLHNFMKILGDDGKSPDETPLHISFPVFLLLGRKPGNLCR